The following are encoded together in the Lactuca sativa cultivar Salinas chromosome 1, Lsat_Salinas_v11, whole genome shotgun sequence genome:
- the LOC111887877 gene encoding callose synthase 9 produces MSNVGNLWERLVRAALRRERTGIDAYGRPAGGIAGNVPSSLSNSRDIDPILRAADEIQDEDPNISRILCEYAYTLAQNLDPNSEGRGVLQFKTGLMSVIKQKLAKREGGSIDRSRDIARLQEFYKLYREKNDVDKLREEEMELRESGTFSGNFQELERKTVKRKRVFATLKVIGTVLEQLAKEVSPEEAQGLISEELKRMMESDAAMTEDLIAYNIIPLDAPVVTNVITSFPEVRAAVSSLKYFRGLPKLPANFPIPATRSADMLDFLHYVFGFQKGNVANQRENIVNLLSNEQSRLGTPDEHEPKLDETAVERVFSKSLDNYIKWCTYLNIPLMWSNSDINKEKKILFLSLYFLIWGEAANVRFLPECLCYIFHRMGDELCGLLSEQIAKPATSCVAENGVSFLEQVITPLYDVIAAEADNNENGKAPHSSWRNYDDFNEYFWSQSCLKLGWPFDTNSSFLLKPSRKSNNILNASITKRRGKTSFVEHRTFFHLYHSFDRLWIFLFMMFQGLTIIAFNNGKLNDKTIREVLSLGPTFFVMKLFQSALDIVVMYGAYSTTKTLAVSRIFVRFIWFTFATIFICFLYVKALQEKTSSNSESIIYKIYIIVLCIYAGSHLFWSSLARLPACHRLFNRCDNSPVVRLIKWIHQEHYYVGRGMYEATTDYILYMLFWLVVLGGKFSFAYFLQIRPLVKPTRQVIKIEDVRYSWHDFVSKNNHNALTVASLWAPVVCIYLLDIHIFYTIISAVVGFLLGARDRLGEIRSLSSVHKNFERFPAEFMDNLHIPLSNRNSLKVTGQILVKDKFDAARFSPFWNEIVKNLREEDYITNLEMELLQMPKNTGTVPMVQWPLFLLASKLFLAKDIAGESDTQDELWDRISRDDYMQYAVEECFYTIKLILTSIFDKEGNEWVERIYGDIKASIVQRTIHFDFQLKKLSLVMQKVTALTGILKEGGSPELEIGAVNAALDLYDVVQLDFFSGNMRQNYTTWNNVIKARKEGRLFSKLKWPKDPELRSQIKRLHSLLTIKDSAVNVPRNLEARRRLEFFTNSLFMSMPITRPIREMLSFSVFTPYYSETVIYSMRELLKKNEDGISILFYLQKIYPDEWKNFLARLGHDENTPESVLIENEEDNLELRFWASYRGQTLSRTVRGMMYYRKALMLQAYLERMTVGDVEAAVPANEATETKGFEFSPEARAQADLKFTYVVTCQIYGKQKEEQKPEAADIALLLQKNEALRVAFIDEVETLTGGKVQKEFYSKLVKGDINGKDKEVYSIKLPGNPKLGEGKPENQNHAIVFTRGNALQTIDMNQDNYFEEALKMRNLLEEFHEYHGIRPATILGVREHVFTGSVSSLASFMSNQETSFVTLGQRVLASPLKVRMHYGHPDVFDRVFHITRGGISKASRVINISEDIYAGFNSTLRQGNITHHEYIQVGKGRDVGLNQIALFEGKVAGGNGEQVLSRDIYRLGQLFDFFRMLSFYFTTVGFYFCTMLTVITVYIFLYGKTYLALSGVGEDIQSRSEVLENTALNAALNTQFLFQIGVFTAIPMVLGFILEQGFLRAVVSFITMQFQLCTVFFTFSLGTRTHYFGRTILHGGAKYHATGRGFVVRHIKFSENYRLYSRSHFVKGMEVVLLLVVYIAYGYNSSGLVGYILLSVSSWFMAISWLFAPYLFNPSGFEWQKTVEDFRDWTNWLFYRGGIGVKGEESWEAWWDEELSHIRTFGGRVMETILSLRFFIFQYGVVYKLDVQDTNTSLSIYGFSWLVLVALTILFKIFTFSQKISVNFQLILRFVQGVAFMLAVAGISVAIALSPLTVTDVFASILAFVPTGWGLLSICVAWKPVLKKIGLWKSVRSLARLYDAGMGMLIFVPIALCSWFPFISTFQTRLMFNQAFSRGLEISLILAGNNPNSGI; encoded by the exons ATGTCTAATGTGGGGAATCTCTGGGAGCGTTTGGTACGTGCTGCACTAAGAAGGGAGAGAACAGGGATTGATGCTTATGGGCGACCTGCTGGTGGCATTGCTGGAAATGTTCCATCTTCACTTTCCAACAGTAGGGACATAGACCCTATCTTAAGAGCAGCTGATGAAATTCAAGATGAAGACCCCAACATTTCTAGGATTT TGTGTGAATATGCTTATACACTGGCTCAAAATTTGGACCCCAACAGTGAAGGGAGGGGTGTACTACAGTTCAAGACAGGTTTGATGTCTGTAATCAAG CAAAAACTAGCAAAGAGGGAGGGTGGAAGTATTGATAGAAGTCGAGACATAGCTCGTTTacaagagttttataaactttaCAGAGAGAAGAATGATGTAGATAAGTTACGTGAGGAGGAAATGGAATTGAGGGAATCAGGGACTTTTAGTGGAAACTTTCAAGA GTTAGAACGCAAAACAGTGAAGAGGAAAAGGGTTTTTGCAACTCTTAAAGTTATAGGAACTGTTTTAGAGCAACTTGCTAAAGAAGTTTCACCTGAGGAAGCACAAGGATTGATTTCTGAAGAGTTAAAACGGATGATGGAATCTGATGCAGCTATGACAGAAGACTTGATTGCATATAATATTATTCCTCTTGATGCCCCTGTTGTAACAAATGTTATCACTTCTTTCCCTGAG GTACGTGCTGCAGTATCATCATTGAAGTACTTCAGAGGTCTCCCAAAGCTGCCTGCAAATTTTCCAATACCTGCTACAAGGAGTGCTGATATGCTCGATTTTCTGCACTACGTTTTTGGATTTCAG AAAGGTAATGTTGCAAATCAAAGGGAGAATATAGTAAATCTACTTTCAAATGAGCAAAGTCGACTTGGTACTCCTGATGAACATGAACCG AAACTGGATGAGACTGCTGTGGAGAGAGTATTCTCGAAGTCTCTTGATAACTACATCAAGTGGTGCACTTACCTAAACATCCCTCTAATGTGGAGCAA TTCAGATATCAATAAAGAAAAGAAGATACTTTTTCTCTCTTTGTACTTTTTGATATGGGGTGAAGCTGCTAATGTTCGATTCCTTCCGGAATGTTTATGCTACATATTTCATCGT ATGGGAGACGAATTGTGTGGATTATTGAGTGAGCAGATTGCAAAGCCAGCTACTAGTTGTGTTGCAGAAAACGGTGTTTCATTTCTTGAACAAGTCATAACTCCTCTCTATGACGTTATAGCTGCT GAAGCTGATAACAATGAAAACGGGAAAGCTCCTCATTCTTCATGGAGAAACTATGATGACTTCAATGAGTACTTCTG GTCCCAAAGTTGCCTTAAACTCGGTTGGCCATTTGACACAAATTCATCTTTCCTCTTGAAACCATCACGAAAGTCAAAC AATATATTGAACGCAAGCATCACAAAACGTCGTGGGAAAACCTCTTTTGTTGAACACAGAACATTTTTCCATCTTTACCATAGCTTTGATCGCTTGTGGATCTTCCTTTTCATGATGTTTCag GGACTTACAATCATTGCATTCAATAATGGAAAGCTGAATGACAAGACAATACGTGAAGTTCTTAGTTTAGGCCCAACTTTTTTTGTTATGAAGCTTTTCCAAA GTGCATTGGATATTGTGGTGATGTATGGAGCCTATTCTACAACAAAGACTTTAGCTGTTTCACGGATTTTTGTTCGTTTCATTTGGTTTACATTTGCTACAATTTTCATATGCTTCCTTTACGT GAAAGCTCTGCAGGAGAAGACTAGTTCAAATTCAGAGTcgattatttataaaatatatataatagttTTATGCATCTATGCTGGAAGTCATTTGTTTTGGAGCTCATTAGCAAGGTTGCCAGCCTGTCATCGCCTTTTCAATCGGTGTGATAACTCACCAGTTGTTCGTTTAATCAAGTGGATTCATCAG GAACATTATTATGTTGGACGTGGCATGTATGAAGCAACAACTGATTATATACT GTATATGCTTTTCTGGCTTGTTGTATTGGGGGGAAAGTTCTCGTTTGCCTATTTTCTCCAG ATAAGGCCATTGGTGAAACCAACAAGGCAAGTAATTAAAATAGAAGATGTGCGATATTCTTGGCATGATTTTGTATCAAAAA ACAATCATAATGCCTTGACTGTTGCTAGCTTGTGGGCCCCTGTGGTTTGT ATCTATCTTTTAGACATTCACATATTTTACACTATTATATCTGCTGTTGTGGGTTTCTTGCTTGGAGCTAGAGATCGTCTTGGTGAG ATTCGGTCTTTGAGTTCTgtccacaaaaactttgagaggTTCCCTGCAGAATTCATGGATAATCTCCACATTCCTCTTTCAAACAG GAATTCCCTTAAGGTAACTGGTCAGATTCTTGTAAAAGATAAGTTTGATGCTGCTAGATTTTCACCTTTCTGGAATGAGATTGTAAAAAATCTAAGAGAAGAAGATTACATTACTAATCT GGAAATGGAATTGCTTCAAATGCCTAAAAATACTGGAACTGTTCCCATGGTGCAATGGCCTCTTTTTCTACTAGCCAGCAAG tTATTCCTTGCAAAAGATATAGCTGGAGAGAGTGACACACAAGACGAACTATGGGATAGAATTTCAAGAGATGATTATATGCAATATGCAGTTGAGGAATGTTTTTACACCATcaagctaattttgacttcaatTTTCGACAAAGAAGGGAACGAATG GGTTGAAAGAATATACGGTGACATTAAAGCAAGTATAGTGCAAAGAACAATCCACTTTGACTTTCAACTGAAAAAACTCTCACTTGTTATGCAAAAAGTCACTGCCCTTACTGGAATTCTG AAAGAAGGTGGAAGCCCTGAATTGGAGATTGGAGCTGTTAATGCTGCTCTAGATCTTTATGATGTTGTCCAGCTTGATTTTTTTAGTGGCAATATGAG ACAAAATTATACCACATGGAATAATGTTATAAAAGCAAGAAAAGAAGGTCGTCTGTTTTCAAAGCTGAAGTGGCCAAAAGATCCTGAATTG AGGTCACAAATTAAGAGGCTACACTCGCTTTTAACAATCAAGGATTCAGCAGTAAATGTTCCTAGAAATCTAGAGGCTAGAAGAAGATTAGAGTTTTTCACAAATTCACTTTTCATGTCAATGCCCATCACCAGGCCTATTCGCGAAATGTTATCTTTCAG TGTTTTCACTCCATATTATTCAGAGACTGTTATTTATAGCATGCGTGAGCTTCTAAAGAAAAATGAAGATGGAATTTCTATTCTGTTTTACCTTCAGAAAATTTATCCAG ATGAATGGAAAAACTTCCTTGCACGTCTTGGACATGACGAAAATACCCCTGAATCGGTTCTTATTGAGAATGAAGAAGATAATCTTGAACTCCGATTCTGGGCATCTTATCGAGGACAAACATTATCAAGAAccg TGAGAGGAATGATGTATTACAGAAAAGCCTTAATGCTTCAAGCCTATCTGGAGAGGATGACAGTTGGAG ATGTGGAAGCTGCTGTTCCAGCTAATGAAGCAACAGAAACAAAAGGCTTTGAGTTTTCTCCTGAAGCAAGAGCACAAGCTGACCTTAAATTCACATACGTTGTCACATGTCAAATTTATGGAAAgcaaaaagaagaacaaaaacCAGAGGCTGCTGATATTGCATTGTTATTACAAAA aaatgaagCACTTCGAGTTGCTTTCATTGATGAGGTGGAGACTTTGACTGGTGGGAAAGTTCAGAAAGAGTTTTACTCTAAACTTGTGAAGGGTGACATAAATGGGAAAGACAAG GAAGTTTATTCTATAAAACTACCTGGGAATCCAAAACTTGGAGAAGGAAAACCTGAAAATCAAAATCATGCAATTGTTTTTACACGTGGAAATGCTCTTCAAACAATTGACATGAATCAAGATAATTATTTTGAAGAAGCTTTAAAGATGAGGAATCTTCTAGAAGAATTCCATGAATATCATGGTATACGCCCTGCTACCATTCTTGGTGTCAGGGAACATGTTTTTACAGGAAg TGTTTCTTCTTTAGCATCCTTCATGTCCAATCAAgaaacaagttttgtaactcttgggCAACGTGTTCTTGCAAGTCCTCTAAA GGTTCGTATGCATTATGGTCATCCAGATGTGTTTGATAGAGTCTTCCATATAACACGAGGTGGTATTAGCAAAGCCTCTCGTGTCATCAACATTAGTGAAGATATTTATGCAG GATTTAATTCAACTTTGCGTCAAGGAAATATCACGCATCATGAATACATCCAg GTTGGAAAGGGGAGAGATGTGGGGCTGAATCAGATTGCTCTGTTTGAAGGAAAAGTAGCTGGAGGAAATGGGGAGCAGGTTCTTAGTAGAGATATATACAGACTTGGTCAACTCTTTGACTTTTTTCGGATGCTTTCATTCTACTTTACAACTGTTGGATTTTACTTCTGCACCATG TTGACAGTGATCACAGTGTACATATTTCTCTATGGAAAAACATATCTG GCATTATCTGGAGTTGGTGAAGATATTCAATCAAGATCTGAAGTGCTGGAAAACACTGCTCTAAATGCAGCCTTGAACACACAGTTCTTATTCCAGATTGGTGTATTTACAGCTATACCCATGGTTTTGGGTTTCATCTTAGAACAAGGATTCTTAAGG GCTGTTGTCAGTTTTATCACAATGCAATTTCAGCTTTGCACTGTGTTCTTTACATTTTCTTTGGGCACAAGAACACATTACTTTGGTAGAACAATTCTTCATGGTGGTGCAAag TATCATGCAACTGGACGAGGCTTCGTTGTACGACATATAAAGTTTTCAGAAAACTACAGACTTTATTCACGTAGTCATTTTGTCAAAGG AATGGAAGTGGTTTTATTGTTAGTGGTGTACATTGCATATGGGTACAATTCAAGTGGTTTAGTAGGCTACATTCTTTTAAGTGTTAGCAGTTGGTTTATGGCCATTTCATGGCTTTTTGCTCCTTATTTGTTCAATCCATCCGGTTTCGAGTGGCAAAA GACAGTAGAGGACTTCAGAGACTGGACAAACTGGCTCTTCTATAGAGGTGGAATTGGTGTCAAAGGAGAAGAAAGCTGGGAAGCTTGGTGGGATGAAGAATTG tCTCATATTCGAACATTTGGGGGGAGGGTTATGGAGACAATTCTGAGCCTAAGGTTTTTCATATTCCAGTATGGTGTTGTTTACAAATTGGATGTGCAAGATACAAATACATCATTATCT ATATACGGTTTTTCATGGCTTGTGCTTGTAGCCCTCACAATCCTTTTCAAG ATATTCACATTCTCCCAGAAAATCTCAGTGAACTTTCAACTAATCTTACGGTTTGTACAAGGCGTTGCTTTCATGCTAGCAGTCGCTGGAATATCCGTGGCCATCGCCCTTTCTCCCCTCACTGTCACTGATGTCTTTGCCTCCATCTTAGCCTTTGTTCCCACCGGCTGGGGGTTACTTTCG ATATGTGTGGCGTGGAAGCCGGTGTTGAAAAAGATCGGGTTATGGAAATCAGTGAGGTCGCTTGCTCGATTGTATGATGCGGGAATGGGAATGCTGATATTTGTCCCGATTGCTTTGTGTTCATGGTTCCCTTTCATCTCAACCTTTCAAACAAGGTTAATGTTCAACCAAGCCTTCAGTAGAGGGCTTGAAATCTCACTCATTTTGGCGGGAAACAACCCTAATTCTGGGATATAG
- the LOC111887855 gene encoding protein ALP1-like yields MSYSSDSSSYSDDDDDELDDMMMIALLIKNNRNFIDRTPCRTSMLSGKEYIREIMCDRRDVSVEEGLAMSLRILCHGTSHRMISDRFQHSTGTVHYWFKYVLRALKAFALTVVKTTNRGEVQPEIRADSRWYPFFKNCIGAIDGTHVAAWAPLSKQKSFRGRKSVLVTQNVMAICSHDMMFTFVYTGWEGTANDSRVFYDAVIRPENKFPIPTGDYFYVVDSGYPNLKGFLAPYRGERYHRSDWQSGSGVRGKKELFNFVHSSVRNVIERAFGVLKKRFHILKYIPNYPLRRQMLIPHACCALHNYIRMEDRADTLFNTYGGENFQELTEGFNVVQEGFPLDMTDQDEMLQVRDSIANMLWERHTQRRRGRSQY; encoded by the exons ATGTCATATTCATCGGATAGTAGCTCTTACtcagatgatgacgatgatgagtTGGATGATATGATGATGATTGCTTTGTTAATAAAGAACAATAGGAATTTTATTGACCGAACTCCTTGTAGGACATCTATGCTAAGTGGAAAAGAATACATTCGAGAGATAATGTGCG ATCGAAGGGATGTTAGTGTAGAAGAGGGTTTGGCAATGAGTTTGCGGATTTTATGTCATGGAACAAGCCATAGAATGATTTCGGATCGTTTTCAACATTCTACGGGGACTGTACATTATTGGTTTAAGTATGTGTTAAGAGCTTTGAAGGCATTTGCTCTTACAGTAGTTAAAACAACTAACAGAGGTGAAGTTCAACCAGAAATTCGAGCAGATTCGAGATGGTATCCATTCTTTAAG AATTGTATCGGTGCTATTGATGGCACTCACGTAGCAGCTTGGGCTCCATTATCAAAACAAAAGTCATTTCGCGGAAGAAAATCAGTGCTTGTTACACAAAATGTGATGGCGATTTGTTCCCATGATATGATGTTTACTTTTGTGTATACCGGCTGGGAGGGAACAGCGAATGACTCTCGTGTATTTTATGACGCCGTTATTAGACCCGAAAACAAATTTCCAATACCGACCGGTG ATTATTTCTATGTTGTTGATAGTGGGTATCCAAATCTAAAGGGATTTTTAGCTCCATATCGTGGTGAGCGGTATCATCGGTCTGATTGGCAAAGTGGTAGTGGAGTTAGAGGAAAGAAAGAATTATTCAACTTTGTACATTCATCTGTTCGGAATGTCATAGAGCGGGCATTTGGTGTTCTTAAAAAAAGATTTCACATTTTGAAATATATACCAAACTATCCGTTGAGACGCCAAATGTTGATCCCGCATGCATGTTGTGCACTGCATAATTATATACGGATGGAGGATAGGGCAGACACTTTATTCAATACATATGGTggtgaaaattttcaagaactcaCAGAAGGCTTTAACGTGGTTCAAGAGGGTTTTCCTTTGGATATGACAGATCAAGATGAAATGCTTCAAGTTAGAGATTCAATTGCTAACATGTTATGGGAAAGACATACACAACGTCGCCGGGGGCGTTCACAATATTGA
- the LOC111887854 gene encoding uncharacterized protein LOC111887854 translates to MGGHSGDAMEWTEACEKYFLEILEGRVKRDPNGAPIFKGTDWTQMDEQIFMKFALRYGPEKVKAKYHRLKSVHLKFSELINHTGVTWDAISGKVFANDTVWDDFFKRDKVFKSFKKKGCKIYSLLSLVFNSSTASGAFHNASTCAPQTSEEEHRIEDEYLEGGSFGESEFNGGSRKGKRMLEEEMEGLPGSRRMKKGPGNSKYDTLLDAFSESIVARKERDLARAEHYKSKYGDVTSSLTEEYSISDCMTTLEATPGVGARSYTKALSFFPDINWRKMFLMMSENRRKQWLDSLDG, encoded by the exons ATGGGTGGGCACAGTGGGGATGCAATGGAGTGGACAGAAGCTTGTGAGAAATATTTCTTAGAGATTTTAGAGGGAAGGGTCAAGAGAGATCCTAACGGGGCTCCAATCTTCAAAGGAACTGATTGGACACAAATGGATGAACAGATTTTTATGAAATTTGCTTTAAGATATGGTCCTGAGAAGGTGAAAGCAAAATACCACCGCCTTAAATCTGTTCATCTAAAGTTTAGTGAATTGATTAACCATACTGGAGTCACATGGGATGCTATTTCTGGAAAAGTGTTTGCTAATGATACTGTTTGGGATGATTTTTTTAAG CGAGATAAAGTTTTCAAATCGTTCAAGAAAAAGGGTTGTAAGATTTATTCCTTATTGAGTTTGGTCTTCAATAGTTCGACTGCTTCTGGTGCTTTTCATAATGCCTCAACTTGTGCCCCTCAAACATCAGAAGAAGAGCACAGAATTGAGGATGAGTATCTAGAGGGTGGTAGTTTTGGTGAGAGTGAGTTTAATGGGGGTAGTCGGAAGGGAAAGCGTATGTTGGAAGAGGAAATGGAGGGTTTACCAGGTTCAAGAAGAATGAAAAAAGGTCCTGGAAATTCCAAATATGATACCTTGTTGGATGCATTTTCAGAATCAATAGTCGCTAGAAAGGAAAGAGATTTAGCAAGAGCAGAACATTATAAGTCAAAGTATGGTGATGTAACAAGCTCATTGACCGAGGAATACTCGATTAGTGATTGTATGACGACTTTAGAAGCTACACCTGGTGTTGGTGCAAGATCGTACACTAAAGCATTGTCCTTCTTTCCTGATATTAATTGGAGAAAAATGTTCCTAATGATGTCTGAAAATAGGAGGAAACAGTGGCTTGATAGTTTAGATGGGTAG